A genomic region of Pseudomonas abietaniphila contains the following coding sequences:
- the gmk gene encoding guanylate kinase, whose translation MTHSTGTLYIISAPSGAGKTSLVKALIDAQPQIRVSVSHTTRAMRPGEVDGVNYHFVDRTEFVRMIEHGDFLEQAEVFGNLYGTSQSRLQQTLDEGHDLILEIDWQGAEQVRKLMPHARSIFILPPTQQALRQRLTNRGQDSDEIIEGRMREAVSEMSHYIEYDYVIINDDFATALEDLKAIFRANLLSQEHQQQRHTELLTQLLA comes from the coding sequence ATGACCCACAGCACCGGCACTCTGTACATCATTTCCGCCCCTTCGGGCGCGGGCAAGACCAGCCTGGTCAAAGCCCTGATCGATGCTCAGCCACAGATTCGCGTTTCCGTTTCCCACACCACCCGCGCCATGCGCCCCGGCGAAGTGGACGGCGTGAACTATCACTTCGTTGATCGCACGGAGTTCGTGCGCATGATCGAACACGGCGATTTCCTCGAGCAGGCCGAAGTGTTCGGCAACCTGTACGGCACTTCGCAAAGCCGCCTGCAGCAGACGCTGGACGAAGGTCACGACCTGATTCTTGAAATCGACTGGCAGGGCGCCGAGCAAGTGCGCAAGCTGATGCCCCACGCGCGCTCGATCTTTATTCTGCCGCCGACCCAGCAGGCATTGCGTCAACGCCTGACCAACCGAGGGCAAGACAGCGACGAGATCATCGAGGGCCGGATGCGCGAAGCGGTCAGTGAAATGAGCCACTACATTGAGTACGACTACGTCATCATCAACGACGATTTCGCGACGGCCCTGGAAGACCTCAAAGCTATCTTCCGCGCCAACCTGCTGAGCCAGGAGCACCAGCAACAGCGTCACACCGAGTTGCTGACCCAGCTCCTGGCTTGA
- the exbB gene encoding tonB-system energizer ExbB, with product MTPIQSAASSITSSGLHRAGRAIAAVLFSLMLTPVALADSSAPAQQTPAVQAAAPAAAPVDTAAASAVQDPAAPADSIEPVAEDNSLGMSHDLSPWGMYKNADIIVKAVMIGLAIASIITWTIWIAKGLELLGAKRRLRGEIAALKRARTLDEASAGAKKEGTLAHLLVHDALEEMHLSVNSREREGIKERVAFRLERLVAACGRNMSMGTGVLATIGSTAPFVGLFGTVWGIMNSFIGIAKTQTTNLAVVAPGIAEALLATALGLVAAIPAVVIYNVFARSIAGYKAQVSDASAQVLLLVSRDLDHQPVAERVQQPHRVKMG from the coding sequence ATGACACCTATTCAATCCGCCGCTTCGTCAATCACCTCTTCAGGTCTGCACCGTGCAGGGCGCGCCATTGCCGCCGTTCTATTCAGCCTGATGCTGACGCCTGTTGCGCTTGCCGATTCCAGCGCTCCTGCCCAGCAAACTCCTGCGGTTCAGGCGGCAGCGCCAGCCGCCGCTCCGGTTGACACCGCGGCAGCCTCTGCCGTTCAGGATCCTGCCGCTCCAGCAGATTCGATCGAACCCGTCGCAGAAGACAACAGCCTGGGCATGTCCCACGACCTGTCGCCTTGGGGCATGTACAAGAATGCAGACATTATCGTTAAAGCGGTGATGATCGGTCTTGCCATCGCCTCGATCATCACCTGGACCATCTGGATTGCCAAAGGTCTTGAACTGCTCGGCGCCAAGCGTCGTCTGCGTGGCGAAATCGCCGCCCTCAAGCGCGCGCGTACGCTCGATGAGGCCAGCGCCGGAGCCAAAAAGGAAGGCACGCTGGCCCATCTGCTGGTTCACGATGCGCTGGAAGAGATGCACCTCTCGGTCAACAGCCGCGAACGTGAAGGCATCAAGGAGCGCGTTGCGTTCCGCCTTGAGCGCCTGGTAGCAGCCTGCGGCCGCAACATGAGCATGGGCACCGGCGTACTCGCCACCATCGGCTCGACCGCACCCTTCGTCGGCCTGTTCGGTACCGTATGGGGCATCATGAACAGCTTCATCGGCATCGCCAAGACCCAGACCACCAACCTGGCAGTCGTCGCACCCGGCATCGCCGAAGCGCTGCTGGCCACCGCGCTGGGCCTCGTCGCCGCGATTCCTGCGGTGGTCATCTATAACGTGTTCGCTCGCTCCATTGCCGGTTACAAGGCGCAGGTGTCCGATGCCTCTGCTCAAGTTCTGTTGCTCGTCAGCCGCGACCTGGATCACCAGCCAGTCGCTGAGCGTGTTCAACAGCCGCACAGGGTAAAAATGGGGTAA
- the rph gene encoding ribonuclease PH — MKRPSGRAADQLRSIRITRSYTKHAEGSVLVEFGDTKVICTVSVENGVPRFLKGQGQGWLTAEYGMLPRATGERNQREASRGKQGGRTLEIQRLIGRSLRAALDMSKLGDVTLYVDCDVIQADGGTRTASITGSMVALIDALKTIKKRGGLKGGDPLKQMIAAVSVGMYQGEPVLDLDYLEDSAAETDLNVVMTNAGGFIEVQGTAEGAPFQPAELNAMLALAQKGMNEIFELQQAALAD, encoded by the coding sequence ATGAAACGTCCAAGTGGTCGCGCTGCCGATCAGCTTCGCTCGATCCGCATCACCCGCAGCTACACCAAGCACGCCGAAGGGTCTGTACTGGTCGAGTTCGGTGACACCAAGGTGATCTGCACCGTCAGCGTCGAAAACGGCGTGCCGCGTTTTCTCAAAGGTCAGGGCCAAGGCTGGCTGACGGCCGAATACGGCATGCTGCCGCGTGCGACCGGTGAGCGTAACCAGCGCGAAGCCAGCCGTGGCAAACAAGGCGGCCGTACCCTTGAGATTCAGCGTTTGATCGGTCGTTCCCTGCGCGCTGCGCTGGATATGTCCAAGCTGGGCGACGTGACGCTGTATGTCGACTGCGACGTGATCCAGGCCGACGGCGGTACTCGCACCGCCTCGATTACCGGCTCGATGGTTGCGCTGATCGATGCGCTGAAAACCATCAAGAAACGTGGTGGCCTCAAGGGTGGCGATCCGTTGAAGCAGATGATCGCAGCTGTTTCGGTCGGCATGTATCAGGGTGAGCCGGTGCTGGATCTGGATTATCTGGAAGACTCGGCTGCCGAGACTGACCTCAATGTGGTCATGACCAACGCAGGCGGTTTCATTGAAGTTCAGGGCACCGCCGAAGGCGCTCCCTTCCAGCCTGCCGAGCTGAACGCGATGCTGGCGTTGGCACAGAAAGGCATGAACGAGATCTTTGAACTGCAGCAGGCGGCCCTGGCCGACTGA
- a CDS encoding DUF4124 domain-containing protein, translating to MLKLGAVGFCWVLGVGCVASVQAEDNPGILLYRYVDSRGVTVLDRQGVPAEYSGKGYEVLNQRGRVIQVVPPAPSADQAREAQAAAQAAKVQADADAQLLHLYSSLSDVDRARTRKLAELDGLIAAAQGNIQGLATQQTALQSQAADQERAGRQVPQSLIDQMTDVRDQQQNLKVDILRYQAARQQADTEFAQDRARLKQLLAQ from the coding sequence ATGCTCAAGCTGGGCGCAGTAGGTTTTTGTTGGGTTCTGGGTGTGGGCTGCGTTGCAAGCGTTCAGGCCGAAGACAATCCGGGCATCCTGCTCTATCGCTATGTCGACAGCCGTGGGGTGACGGTGCTGGATCGTCAGGGCGTACCCGCTGAGTATTCCGGTAAGGGCTATGAAGTCCTGAATCAGCGCGGTCGTGTGATTCAGGTCGTGCCGCCTGCGCCTTCGGCCGATCAGGCGCGAGAGGCTCAAGCCGCCGCGCAGGCGGCCAAGGTTCAGGCTGACGCCGATGCGCAGTTGCTGCACTTGTACAGCAGCCTCAGCGACGTGGACCGTGCGCGAACGCGAAAACTCGCGGAGCTTGATGGCCTGATAGCAGCGGCACAGGGCAACATTCAGGGCCTGGCGACCCAGCAGACAGCCCTGCAAAGTCAGGCTGCCGATCAGGAGCGGGCAGGGCGGCAGGTCCCGCAAAGTCTTATCGACCAGATGACCGATGTGCGGGATCAGCAACAGAACCTCAAAGTCGACATCCTGCGGTATCAGGCTGCGCGTCAGCAGGCTGATACCGAGTTTGCACAGGATCGCGCGCGTTTGAAGCAACTGCTTGCGCAGTGA
- the pyrE gene encoding orotate phosphoribosyltransferase → MQAYQRDFIRFAIDRGVLRFGEFTLKSGRTSPYFFNAGLFNSGSALAQLGKFYAAAVVESGISFDVLFGPAYKGIPLAAATAVALADHHNLDLPWCFNRKEAKAHGEGGSLVGAPLTGDVLIIDDVITAGTAIREVMQIIQAQGANAAGVLIALNRQERGNGELSAIQEVERDFGIPVVSIVSLNQVLEFLADDPQLKQHLPAVEAYRAQYGI, encoded by the coding sequence ATGCAGGCGTATCAGCGCGATTTCATTCGTTTTGCCATCGATCGCGGGGTTTTGCGCTTCGGTGAGTTCACTTTGAAGTCGGGACGCACCAGTCCTTACTTCTTCAATGCCGGTCTTTTCAACAGCGGTTCGGCGCTTGCTCAACTGGGCAAGTTCTATGCGGCCGCCGTCGTGGAAAGCGGTATTTCCTTCGATGTCCTGTTCGGGCCCGCGTACAAGGGTATTCCCCTGGCGGCCGCGACAGCCGTGGCGTTGGCCGATCATCACAACCTTGACCTGCCGTGGTGTTTCAACCGCAAAGAGGCCAAGGCGCATGGTGAGGGCGGCAGTCTGGTGGGGGCTCCACTGACCGGTGACGTCCTGATCATCGACGACGTGATCACGGCCGGTACCGCGATTCGCGAAGTCATGCAGATCATCCAGGCCCAAGGCGCTAACGCGGCTGGCGTGCTGATCGCATTGAATCGTCAGGAGCGTGGAAACGGTGAGCTTTCTGCGATCCAGGAGGTCGAGCGTGACTTCGGCATCCCGGTGGTCAGCATCGTTTCGTTGAACCAGGTTCTCGAATTCCTGGCTGACGATCCTCAGCTCAAGCAGCATCTACCCGCCGTCGAAGCGTATCGGGCTCAGTACGGAATCTGA
- a CDS encoding RidA family protein: MSKTVISSDKAPAAIGTYSQAIKAGNTVYMSGQIPLDPKTMELVEGFEAQTVQVFENLKAVAEAAGGSFKDIVKLNIFLTDLSHFAKVNEIMGKYFEQPYPARAAIGVAALPKGAMVEMDAVLVVE; the protein is encoded by the coding sequence ATGAGCAAGACCGTTATCTCCAGCGACAAAGCCCCTGCCGCCATCGGCACGTATTCTCAGGCGATCAAAGCTGGCAATACCGTCTACATGTCGGGTCAGATTCCTCTGGACCCGAAAACCATGGAACTGGTCGAAGGCTTCGAAGCCCAGACCGTTCAGGTCTTCGAAAACCTGAAAGCCGTGGCTGAAGCCGCAGGCGGTTCGTTCAAGGACATCGTCAAGCTGAACATATTCCTGACGGATTTGAGCCACTTCGCCAAGGTCAACGAGATCATGGGCAAGTATTTCGAACAGCCTTATCCTGCACGCGCCGCTATCGGCGTGGCTGCCCTGCCAAAAGGCGCGATGGTTGAAATGGACGCCGTGCTGGTCGTCGAGTAA
- a CDS encoding DUF4870 domain-containing protein → MIDSQPPLPVPSKEVRQWAMMCHFAAFFGLIFPFGNLLGPLIVWQLKKEADPFIDAQGKEALNFQITVAIAAMICFLLMIVVIGFPLLMLVGVGALVLTIIAGVKVNDGIAYRYPFTWRLIK, encoded by the coding sequence ATGATCGACAGTCAGCCGCCGTTGCCAGTGCCGAGCAAGGAAGTCCGCCAATGGGCCATGATGTGCCATTTTGCGGCGTTCTTCGGCCTGATCTTTCCGTTCGGTAATTTGCTGGGGCCATTGATTGTCTGGCAACTGAAGAAAGAGGCCGATCCGTTCATCGATGCTCAGGGCAAGGAAGCCCTCAACTTTCAGATCACCGTGGCCATCGCTGCGATGATCTGCTTCCTGTTGATGATCGTCGTCATTGGTTTTCCGCTGCTGATGCTCGTAGGCGTTGGCGCTTTGGTGCTGACGATCATCGCCGGGGTCAAGGTTAACGACGGGATCGCCTATCGTTATCCGTTTACCTGGCGGTTGATCAAGTAA
- a CDS encoding YicC/YloC family endoribonuclease — protein MVHSMTAFARAERAGTQGTLSWELRSVNHRYLEPHLRLPESFRDLEGAVREALRQGLSRGKVECTLRFTEETAGKPLQVDRERASQLVAAAEVVASLIKQPAALNPLEVLAWPGVLVADASDPQALNNDALALFNEALDELKAGRAREGADLAKLLDERLVSIKTEVATLRTLVPQMLATQRQKVLDRFADMKAELDPQRLEQEMVLLAQKSDVAEELDRLSTHVTEVRRVLKTGGQAGRRLDFLMQELNREANTLGSKAFDPRSTQAAVNLKVLIEQMREQVQNIE, from the coding sequence ATGGTGCACAGCATGACGGCTTTCGCCCGCGCTGAAAGAGCCGGCACTCAAGGCACGCTGAGCTGGGAATTGCGCTCGGTCAATCACCGTTATCTCGAACCCCATCTGCGATTGCCCGAGTCCTTCCGGGACCTGGAAGGTGCTGTACGCGAAGCGCTGCGTCAGGGCCTGTCGCGCGGGAAGGTCGAATGCACGCTGCGCTTCACCGAGGAAACGGCCGGCAAACCGCTGCAGGTCGACCGTGAGCGCGCCAGCCAGCTGGTCGCGGCCGCTGAAGTTGTCGCAAGCCTGATCAAGCAGCCTGCCGCCCTCAACCCACTGGAAGTCCTGGCGTGGCCCGGCGTGCTGGTCGCCGATGCGAGCGATCCGCAGGCGCTGAACAATGATGCGCTGGCCTTGTTCAACGAGGCGCTGGATGAATTGAAAGCCGGTCGCGCGCGCGAAGGCGCAGACCTGGCCAAACTTCTCGACGAACGGCTTGTGTCGATCAAGACCGAAGTGGCTACCCTGCGCACCCTGGTGCCGCAGATGCTCGCGACCCAGCGCCAGAAAGTGCTTGATCGCTTTGCCGACATGAAGGCAGAGCTCGACCCACAGCGCCTGGAACAGGAAATGGTCCTTCTGGCGCAGAAGAGCGATGTCGCGGAAGAACTCGACCGCCTGAGCACTCACGTCACCGAAGTTCGCCGCGTGCTCAAAACTGGCGGACAAGCCGGACGCCGGCTGGACTTCCTGATGCAGGAGCTCAACCGCGAAGCCAATACACTGGGCTCCAAAGCCTTCGACCCTCGCAGCACTCAAGCCGCGGTCAACCTCAAGGTGTTGATCGAGCAGATGCGCGAACAAGTGCAGAACATTGAGTAA
- a CDS encoding energy transducer TonB, which yields MINTRQKLTRYSGSLLLVLAVHAVAIIVALRWPASQAIELPPAAMMVELAPVPEPAPPPPPKVVQPPQPPAPEEELPIPPIAEAPKPEIAVPKPVKPKPKPQPPKPVKKVEPPKEEKPADEKPVDTPPSNAKPEKSAAPEPAPPTPPSTALPTWQGDLLRHLSKYKRYPDDARRRGMQGINRLRFVVDGEGRVLSYEIAGGSGSAALDRATLEMIRRAQPLPKPPAELLNNGTLEVVAPFVYSLDKR from the coding sequence ATGATCAATACGCGCCAAAAACTGACGCGCTATAGCGGTAGTCTGTTGTTGGTGCTGGCGGTTCACGCGGTGGCGATCATCGTCGCACTGCGCTGGCCCGCCTCGCAGGCCATCGAACTGCCCCCGGCAGCCATGATGGTCGAGCTGGCGCCCGTACCTGAGCCTGCTCCGCCGCCACCGCCCAAAGTGGTGCAACCGCCGCAGCCGCCTGCGCCGGAAGAAGAACTGCCGATCCCGCCCATTGCCGAAGCGCCCAAGCCGGAAATCGCGGTTCCAAAACCGGTCAAGCCGAAGCCCAAACCACAGCCGCCCAAACCTGTGAAGAAGGTCGAGCCGCCGAAGGAGGAGAAGCCTGCCGACGAGAAACCGGTCGATACGCCACCTTCCAACGCGAAACCGGAAAAATCGGCTGCGCCTGAACCCGCTCCGCCCACACCGCCGAGCACCGCACTGCCAACCTGGCAGGGTGATCTGCTGCGTCACCTGAGCAAGTACAAGCGTTATCCGGACGATGCCCGTCGGCGCGGCATGCAAGGCATCAACCGTCTGCGCTTCGTGGTGGATGGCGAAGGCCGGGTGCTGTCGTACGAAATCGCAGGAGGTTCCGGTAGCGCAGCGCTCGACCGCGCCACGCTGGAGATGATTCGTCGTGCCCAGCCGTTGCCCAAGCCACCGGCGGAATTGCTC
- the exbD gene encoding TonB system transport protein ExbD gives MGLHLNEGGDDLAENHEINVTPFIDVMLVLLIIFMVAAPLATVDIKVDLPASTAKPAPRPEKPIFLSVKADQSLYLGDEKVAREQIGPVLDARTKGKKDTTIFFQADKGVDYGDLMDVMNALRGAGYLKVGLVGLETVGKK, from the coding sequence ATGGGCCTGCACCTTAACGAAGGTGGCGACGATCTCGCCGAGAACCACGAAATCAACGTGACGCCGTTCATCGACGTCATGTTGGTGCTGCTGATCATTTTCATGGTGGCAGCACCCCTTGCAACCGTCGACATCAAGGTCGACCTGCCCGCCTCGACAGCGAAGCCCGCGCCCAGACCGGAGAAGCCGATTTTCCTCAGCGTCAAAGCTGACCAGAGTCTGTACCTGGGCGACGAGAAGGTCGCGCGCGAGCAGATCGGTCCGGTTCTGGACGCCAGGACCAAAGGCAAGAAAGACACCACGATTTTCTTCCAGGCCGACAAAGGCGTGGACTACGGGGACCTCATGGACGTCATGAACGCCCTGCGCGGCGCCGGTTACCTGAAAGTCGGTCTGGTGGGTCTTGAGACGGTTGGTAAGAAATGA
- a CDS encoding SDR family oxidoreductase has translation MAAPSVLIAGCGDIGGRLASQLLPQGWTVYGLRRNVAKLPHGVRGVGGDLFDARIPVQWPESRIDYLVYCATPTARDEAGYRAAYVQGLRHVLGWTERSGQKPKRILFVSSSSVYGQQGGEWVDETSPAEADGFSGRVMREAEQVALNSGIPGSIVRLTGIYGPGRSDLMNRVRQGYSVAVDPPLYGNRIHADDAAGLLAFLLQADANGEALEDCYLGVDDAPVPLAEVVDWMRTRLNVTQWSDENNVRRAGSKRCSNARAKALGWVPRYASYKEGYEGMLAQDN, from the coding sequence ATGGCGGCACCGTCCGTTCTGATTGCTGGATGTGGTGACATTGGTGGACGCCTGGCGTCGCAGCTACTGCCTCAAGGTTGGACGGTGTACGGCCTGCGCAGGAACGTGGCGAAGCTGCCGCACGGCGTGCGCGGTGTGGGCGGAGACCTTTTTGACGCGCGGATCCCGGTCCAATGGCCCGAGAGCCGAATCGATTATCTGGTCTACTGTGCGACCCCGACGGCGCGGGACGAAGCAGGTTACCGCGCAGCGTACGTACAAGGGTTGCGCCATGTGCTGGGCTGGACGGAGCGCAGCGGGCAGAAGCCGAAAAGGATTCTGTTCGTGTCGAGCAGCAGTGTTTATGGGCAACAAGGGGGCGAGTGGGTCGATGAGACATCGCCCGCCGAGGCCGACGGGTTCTCGGGTCGCGTGATGCGAGAGGCTGAGCAGGTGGCCCTGAACAGCGGCATTCCGGGGAGCATCGTCAGATTGACCGGCATCTATGGGCCGGGTCGTAGCGATTTGATGAACCGGGTCCGTCAGGGTTACAGCGTGGCGGTTGATCCACCGCTGTACGGCAACCGGATACATGCGGATGACGCTGCGGGGTTGCTCGCCTTCCTGTTGCAGGCCGATGCGAATGGCGAAGCGCTTGAGGATTGCTACCTAGGCGTTGACGACGCGCCGGTGCCCTTGGCTGAAGTGGTGGACTGGATGCGTACTCGCCTCAACGTGACGCAATGGTCCGATGAGAACAACGTGAGACGCGCAGGCAGCAAGCGTTGCAGCAACGCGCGAGCCAAAGCACTGGGCTGGGTGCCGCGTTATGCGAGTTACAAGGAAGGGTATGAGGGGATGTTGGCACAGGATAATTGA
- the spoT gene encoding bifunctional GTP diphosphokinase/guanosine-3',5'-bis pyrophosphate 3'-pyrophosphohydrolase, with protein sequence MPSIDALADRLSTYLGADQVNLVRRAYFYAEQAHDGQRRRSGEAYVTHPLAVANILADMHMDHQSLMAAMLHDVIEDTGIAKEALCAQFGETVAELVDGVSKLTQMNFETKAEAQAENFQKMAMAMARDIRVILVKLADRLHNMRTLEVLSGEKRRRIAKETLEIYAPIANRLGMHSVRIEFEDLGFKAMYPMRSSRIGQAVKRARGNRKELVNKIEESLSHCLAVDGIEGEVSGRQKHLYGIYKKMRGKRRAFNEIMDVYAFRIIVDKVDTCYRVLGAVHNLYKPLPGRFKDYIAIPKANGYQSLHTTLFGMHGVPIEIQIRTREMEEMANNGIAAHWLYKSSGDEQPKSTHARARQWVKGVLEMQQRAGNSLEFIESVKIDLFPDEVYVFTPKGRIMELPKGSTAVDFAYAVHTDVGNSCIACRINRRLAPLSEPLQSGSTVEIVSAPGARPNPAWLNFVVTGKARTHIRHALKLQRRSESISLGERLLNKVLNGFDSTLDKIPNERVQLILAEYRVEVVEDLLEDIGLGNRMAYVVARRLLASEGEQLPSAEGPLAIRGTEGLVLSYAKCCTPIPGDPIVGHLSAGKGMVVHLDNCRNISEIRHNPEKCIQLSWAKDVTGEFNVELRVELEHQRGLIALLASSVNAADGNIEKISMDERDGRISVVQLVVSVHDRVHLARVIKKLRALTGVIRITRMRA encoded by the coding sequence ATGCCGAGCATAGACGCCCTCGCCGATCGCCTCTCGACCTACCTCGGCGCCGACCAGGTCAATCTGGTTCGCCGAGCGTATTTCTACGCCGAACAAGCCCACGACGGCCAACGCCGTCGCAGCGGCGAAGCCTACGTCACGCATCCGCTGGCGGTGGCCAATATCCTTGCTGACATGCACATGGACCATCAGAGCTTGATGGCCGCGATGCTGCATGACGTGATCGAAGACACCGGCATCGCCAAGGAAGCGCTTTGTGCGCAGTTTGGCGAGACCGTGGCCGAACTGGTCGACGGGGTCAGCAAACTGACCCAGATGAACTTCGAGACCAAGGCTGAAGCCCAGGCCGAGAACTTCCAGAAAATGGCCATGGCCATGGCACGCGACATCCGCGTGATCCTGGTCAAACTCGCTGACCGCTTGCACAACATGCGGACACTGGAAGTGCTGTCAGGCGAAAAACGCCGACGCATTGCCAAGGAAACCCTCGAAATCTACGCCCCCATCGCCAATCGCCTTGGCATGCACAGCGTGCGTATCGAATTCGAAGACCTGGGCTTCAAGGCCATGTACCCGATGCGCTCCTCGCGCATCGGTCAGGCCGTCAAGCGCGCCCGTGGCAATCGCAAGGAACTGGTCAACAAGATCGAAGAGTCGCTGAGCCACTGCCTGGCGGTCGACGGCATTGAAGGCGAAGTCAGCGGACGTCAGAAGCACTTGTACGGCATCTACAAGAAGATGCGCGGCAAGCGTCGCGCCTTCAACGAGATCATGGACGTGTATGCGTTCCGGATCATCGTCGACAAGGTGGACACCTGCTATCGCGTTCTCGGCGCTGTACATAATTTGTACAAACCGCTGCCTGGACGCTTCAAGGATTACATCGCGATTCCAAAGGCCAACGGCTATCAGTCGTTGCACACCACGCTGTTCGGCATGCATGGCGTGCCCATCGAAATCCAGATCCGCACGCGCGAGATGGAAGAGATGGCCAACAACGGCATCGCCGCGCACTGGCTGTACAAGTCTTCCGGCGACGAGCAGCCTAAAAGCACGCATGCTCGCGCCCGCCAGTGGGTCAAGGGCGTGCTGGAAATGCAGCAACGTGCCGGCAACTCGCTGGAATTCATCGAAAGCGTAAAAATCGACCTGTTCCCGGACGAGGTCTACGTGTTCACGCCCAAAGGCCGGATCATGGAGCTGCCCAAAGGCTCCACGGCCGTCGACTTCGCGTACGCCGTTCACACCGATGTCGGCAATAGCTGCATTGCCTGCCGGATCAATCGCCGACTGGCGCCGCTGTCCGAACCCCTGCAAAGCGGCTCGACGGTTGAAATCGTCAGCGCACCGGGCGCACGCCCGAACCCGGCATGGCTGAACTTCGTCGTGACCGGCAAGGCGCGCACGCACATTCGCCATGCGCTGAAGCTGCAACGCCGTTCGGAGTCCATCAGCCTCGGCGAGCGCCTGCTGAACAAAGTGCTCAACGGCTTCGACAGTACGCTGGACAAGATTCCAAACGAACGCGTGCAGTTGATCCTGGCCGAGTACCGGGTCGAGGTCGTCGAAGACCTCCTCGAAGACATCGGCCTGGGCAACCGCATGGCGTATGTCGTCGCCAGACGCCTGCTCGCCAGCGAAGGTGAACAATTGCCGAGCGCTGAAGGCCCGCTGGCGATTCGTGGCACCGAAGGCCTCGTGCTCAGCTACGCCAAATGCTGTACGCCGATTCCGGGCGACCCAATCGTCGGCCACTTGTCTGCGGGCAAAGGCATGGTCGTGCACCTGGATAACTGCCGCAATATCAGCGAAATCCGCCATAACCCGGAAAAGTGCATCCAGCTTTCCTGGGCCAAAGACGTCACCGGCGAATTCAATGTCGAGCTGCGGGTCGAGCTGGAGCACCAGCGCGGGCTTATTGCCTTGCTGGCCAGCAGCGTCAATGCGGCCGACGGCAACATCGAGAAAATCAGCATGGACGAACGCGATGGTCGTATCAGCGTGGTCCAACTGGTGGTCAGCGTACACGACCGCGTGCACCTGGCCCGTGTGATCAAGAAACTGCGCGCCTTGACCGGTGTGATTCGCATCACCCGCATGCGTGCGTAG
- the rpoZ gene encoding DNA-directed RNA polymerase subunit omega, producing the protein MARVTVEDCLEHVDNRFELVMLATKRSRQLATGGKEPKLAWENDKPTVVALREIAAGLMDYAVIAEAEIVEDEPLFAAFEDESNEAV; encoded by the coding sequence ATGGCCCGCGTGACCGTTGAAGACTGCCTGGAACATGTAGATAACCGCTTTGAGCTGGTCATGCTCGCCACCAAACGCTCGCGTCAACTGGCGACCGGCGGCAAAGAGCCAAAGCTGGCCTGGGAAAACGACAAGCCTACCGTTGTTGCCTTGCGCGAAATCGCGGCTGGCCTGATGGATTACGCTGTCATTGCAGAAGCTGAAATCGTTGAAGATGAACCACTGTTCGCAGCGTTCGAGGACGAGTCCAACGAGGCCGTCTAA
- a CDS encoding exodeoxyribonuclease III — translation MRIISVNVNGIQAAVERGLLSWLQAQNADVICLQDTRASAFELDDPAYQLDGYFLYACDAEVPAQGGVALYSRLQPKAVINGLGFETADRYGRYLQADFDKVSIATLLLPSGMNGDEDLNQKFKLMDDFGKYLDKQRRKRREYIYCGSLYVAQQKLDIKNWRDSQQSPGFLAPERAWMDEIVGNMGYVDALREVSREGDQYSWWPDNEQAEMLNLGWRFDYQLLTPGLRRFVRSARLPRQPRFSQHAPLIVDYDWTLTI, via the coding sequence ATGCGGATCATCAGTGTGAACGTTAATGGTATTCAGGCTGCAGTCGAGCGTGGTTTGCTCAGTTGGCTGCAAGCCCAGAATGCCGACGTCATCTGTCTTCAGGATACCCGCGCCTCCGCCTTTGAACTGGACGATCCAGCCTACCAACTGGACGGCTACTTCCTGTATGCCTGCGATGCCGAAGTTCCTGCCCAAGGTGGTGTGGCGCTTTACTCGCGGCTGCAGCCAAAGGCGGTAATCAACGGTCTGGGCTTTGAAACGGCCGACCGTTACGGGCGATACCTGCAGGCGGATTTCGACAAAGTCAGTATTGCAACCTTGCTGCTCCCGTCCGGCATGAACGGCGATGAGGACTTGAACCAGAAGTTCAAGCTCATGGACGACTTCGGCAAGTACCTGGACAAGCAACGCCGCAAACGTCGCGAGTACATTTATTGTGGCTCGCTCTACGTTGCGCAGCAGAAGCTGGACATCAAAAACTGGCGCGACAGCCAGCAATCTCCGGGCTTCCTGGCGCCAGAGCGCGCCTGGATGGACGAGATTGTCGGCAACATGGGTTATGTCGATGCCCTGCGCGAAGTCAGCCGCGAAGGCGACCAGTACAGCTGGTGGCCGGATAACGAACAGGCCGAGATGCTGAATCTGGGCTGGCGGTTCGACTATCAATTGCTGACCCCGGGTCTGCGCCGTTTCGTACGCAGCGCTCGCCTGCCACGCCAGCCGCGCTTCTCGCAGCACGCGCCGCTGATTGTGGACTACGACTGGACGTTGACGATCTGA